One genomic region from Mycobacterium basiliense encodes:
- a CDS encoding thioesterase family protein, translating into MSGCYYRRLPEAVEPQFQAFSPTDYTRSNWDPEIQHGSPPLALLTKLIEELSAGSGLRVGRLSLDILGAIPVAPVRARAWVERPGSRVCMMVAEMQADRPGGPARAVARVTAWLLATADTSDIGTDRYPPLTEGRAEPLPSVFAEAGGYFDAINWRPQRAPDESGAVSWFSTMANIVDAEPTTALQRLAVVVDCANGVGAVLDPNQIAFMNTDTVLHLHRLPTGNDFALRARASIGPDGLGVTTAEVYDKTGFIGTSAQTILIQRGPAN; encoded by the coding sequence ATGAGTGGTTGCTATTACCGCCGGCTGCCCGAGGCCGTCGAGCCCCAATTTCAGGCATTCAGCCCAACCGACTACACGCGCAGCAACTGGGATCCCGAAATTCAACACGGCTCACCTCCGCTGGCGCTACTGACCAAGCTGATCGAGGAGTTGTCTGCGGGGTCCGGTTTACGGGTCGGCCGACTCAGCCTGGATATCCTCGGGGCGATTCCGGTGGCTCCGGTCCGGGCCCGCGCCTGGGTGGAACGACCCGGTTCGCGGGTCTGCATGATGGTCGCTGAAATGCAGGCCGACCGTCCCGGTGGACCGGCCCGAGCGGTGGCGCGGGTGACAGCTTGGTTGCTGGCCACCGCCGACACCTCGGATATCGGCACCGACCGCTATCCACCACTGACGGAAGGCCGGGCCGAACCACTGCCATCCGTGTTCGCCGAGGCCGGCGGGTACTTCGATGCCATTAACTGGCGCCCCCAACGCGCCCCGGACGAGTCCGGCGCGGTGTCGTGGTTCAGCACGATGGCCAACATTGTCGACGCCGAGCCCACAACGGCGCTGCAGCGCCTTGCCGTAGTGGTCGATTGCGCCAACGGTGTTGGGGCGGTCCTGGACCCGAATCAGATCGCATTCATGAACACCGACACGGTCCTACATTTGCATCGCCTTCCGACTGGCAACGACTTCGCGCTGCGGGCGCGCGCCTCGATCGGCCCGGACGGCCTCGGGGTCACCACCGCGGAGGTCTACGACAAAACCGGCTTTATCGGAACGTCGGCCCAGACCATCCTGATCCAGCGCGGACCGGCCAATTAG
- a CDS encoding FAD-containing oxidoreductase, translating into MTERFDAVIVGAGQAGPPLAGRLTAAGQRVAIVERKHVGGTCVNTGCIPTKTLVASAHAAQFARRGAEYGVGTGPISVDMAKVKARKDGIMLADRKGVEDWLAGMDGCTVFRGHARFEDPHTLRVADDLLWADRIFLNVGGRAVAPNIPGLSDVDFLTNVSILELDTLPEHLVIVGGSYIALEFAQMYRRFGAPVTVVERGPRLASREDEDVSAAIRQILEAEGITIVVGADDVRISKRDSVSGGFELTPSAGAAPIAGSHLLLAVGRRPNTDDLGLEAAGVQTDARGYIVVDDQLKTNVDHIWALGDCNGKGAFTHTSYNDFEIVAANLLDNDPRRVSDRITTYALYIDPPLGRAGMSVAQARATGRRLLVGKRPMTRVGRAVEKGETQGFMKVVVDADTDEILGATIFGVGGDEVVHAILDVMSAKAPYTTLSRTMHIHPTVSELVPTVLQEMSPLV; encoded by the coding sequence GTGACGGAGCGGTTCGACGCCGTCATCGTCGGCGCCGGCCAGGCCGGGCCCCCATTGGCGGGCCGTCTGACCGCTGCGGGCCAGCGCGTCGCGATCGTGGAGCGCAAACACGTGGGCGGCACCTGCGTGAATACCGGATGCATCCCGACCAAGACGCTGGTCGCCAGTGCGCACGCTGCCCAGTTCGCCCGGCGCGGTGCCGAATACGGTGTCGGTACCGGCCCGATCAGTGTGGACATGGCCAAAGTCAAGGCGCGCAAAGACGGCATCATGCTCGCCGACCGAAAGGGCGTCGAGGACTGGCTAGCAGGCATGGACGGCTGCACCGTGTTCCGCGGGCACGCCCGTTTCGAGGATCCGCATACGTTGCGGGTCGCCGATGATCTCTTGTGGGCGGACCGGATCTTCCTCAACGTCGGTGGCCGCGCGGTGGCACCGAACATTCCCGGGCTCTCCGATGTCGACTTCCTCACCAACGTGTCCATTCTCGAACTTGACACGCTGCCAGAGCATCTCGTCATCGTTGGTGGCAGCTACATCGCACTCGAGTTTGCCCAGATGTACCGCCGATTCGGCGCGCCGGTCACCGTTGTGGAGCGGGGACCGCGGCTGGCGTCCCGCGAGGACGAGGACGTCTCGGCAGCCATCCGGCAGATCCTGGAGGCTGAGGGGATCACTATCGTTGTTGGTGCCGACGACGTGCGAATCAGTAAGCGCGACAGTGTTTCCGGGGGCTTTGAGTTGACTCCCAGTGCTGGCGCTGCCCCCATTGCAGGCAGTCACCTGCTGCTGGCGGTGGGCCGCCGACCCAATACCGACGATCTGGGGCTGGAGGCGGCCGGTGTGCAGACCGACGCGCGTGGCTACATCGTGGTTGACGACCAGTTGAAGACGAACGTCGACCATATCTGGGCGCTAGGCGATTGCAACGGCAAGGGCGCCTTCACCCATACCTCGTACAACGATTTCGAAATCGTGGCGGCCAACCTGCTCGATAACGATCCGCGCCGGGTCAGCGACCGCATTACTACCTACGCCCTTTATATCGATCCGCCGCTGGGCCGCGCTGGAATGAGTGTCGCGCAGGCCCGGGCTACCGGCCGTAGGTTGCTGGTCGGCAAGCGGCCGATGACCAGGGTCGGCAGAGCCGTGGAAAAGGGTGAGACGCAAGGCTTTATGAAAGTCGTTGTCGACGCGGACACCGACGAGATCTTGGGAGCGACGATCTTTGGCGTGGGCGGTGACGAAGTCGTTCACGCGATCCTCGACGTGATGTCCGCGAAGGCGCCCTACACCACGTTGTCGCGCACGATGCATATCCACCCGACTGTCAGCGAACTCGTTCCCACGGTGCTGCAGGAGATGTCGCCGCTGGTCTAA
- a CDS encoding glycine zipper 2TM domain-containing protein, which yields MTHFLVLLLALLLGVVAGLRSMTAPAVVSWAAFLTWINLHGTWASWMGNLITVIILSVLAIGELVNDKLPKTPPRTAPPVFAVRIILGAFAGAVIGTAWGYRWGALGAGIVGAVLGTLGGYQARTKLVAARGGQDLPIALLEDSIAVLGGFAIVAAVAAL from the coding sequence GTGACGCACTTTCTTGTTTTGCTGCTGGCTCTGCTCCTCGGTGTTGTTGCCGGATTGAGGTCGATGACCGCACCCGCGGTGGTCTCCTGGGCCGCCTTCCTCACCTGGATCAATCTTCATGGAACGTGGGCGTCGTGGATGGGCAACCTCATCACGGTCATCATCCTGTCCGTCCTGGCAATTGGGGAGCTGGTAAACGACAAGCTGCCTAAAACGCCGCCGCGCACCGCACCTCCGGTGTTTGCGGTGCGGATCATCTTGGGCGCCTTCGCTGGTGCGGTCATCGGCACGGCGTGGGGCTATCGGTGGGGAGCCCTTGGGGCCGGAATCGTCGGCGCCGTCCTGGGCACGCTGGGTGGCTATCAGGCGCGTACCAAACTAGTGGCCGCACGCGGCGGCCAGGACCTGCCCATCGCATTGCTGGAGGATTCGATCGCTGTTCTGGGTGGCTTCGCCATCGTCGCGGCCGTGGCCGCTCTGTGA
- the hisG gene encoding ATP phosphoribosyltransferase: MLRVAVPNKGALSEPATEILAEAGYRRRTDPKDLTVIDPVNNVEFFFLRPKDIAIYVGSGQLDFGITGRDLVQDSDAPVRERLALGFGSSSFRYAGPAEQDWTTADLAGMRIATAYPNLVRKDLAAKGIEATVIRLDGAVEISVQLGVADAIADVVGSGRTLRLHNLVAFGASLCDSEAVLIEGGSRNGEGHSEARDQLVARVQGVVFGQQYLMLDYDCPRAVLDKATSITPGLESPTIAPLADPNWVAVRALVPRRDVNGTMDELAAIGAKAILASDIRFCRF; the protein is encoded by the coding sequence ATGTTGCGAGTGGCAGTCCCCAACAAGGGGGCCCTCAGCGAACCGGCCACCGAGATCCTCGCGGAAGCCGGCTACCGACGCCGCACCGATCCCAAAGATCTGACCGTCATCGACCCGGTGAACAATGTCGAGTTCTTTTTTCTGCGGCCCAAGGACATAGCGATTTACGTCGGTTCGGGACAGCTCGACTTCGGGATCACCGGACGCGATCTGGTGCAGGATTCCGATGCTCCGGTGCGCGAACGCTTGGCGTTGGGCTTCGGATCGTCCAGCTTCCGCTACGCCGGTCCTGCCGAACAAGATTGGACGACAGCCGATCTCGCCGGAATGCGGATCGCCACCGCCTACCCGAACCTGGTCAGAAAAGACCTGGCCGCCAAGGGTATTGAGGCGACGGTAATCAGACTTGACGGTGCCGTGGAGATCTCCGTGCAACTGGGCGTGGCCGATGCCATTGCCGATGTGGTGGGCTCCGGCCGCACATTGCGCCTGCATAATCTCGTCGCATTCGGTGCATCACTGTGTGACTCGGAGGCGGTGCTTATCGAGGGGGGCAGCCGCAACGGGGAGGGCCACAGCGAGGCCCGCGATCAACTGGTGGCCCGGGTTCAAGGCGTGGTGTTCGGCCAGCAATACCTGATGCTCGACTACGACTGCCCGCGTGCGGTGCTGGACAAGGCAACCTCGATCACGCCGGGGCTGGAGTCGCCGACCATAGCTCCGCTCGCCGACCCGAATTGGGTCGCCGTCCGGGCGCTGGTGCCGCGCCGCGATGTCAACGGCACTATGGACGAACTGGCCGCCATCGGGGCCAAAGCGATTTTGGCTTCCGACATCAGGTTCTGTCGATTCTGA
- a CDS encoding phosphoribosyl-ATP diphosphatase, whose amino-acid sequence MTQSLAVKTFEDLFAELGERARTRPPGSATVAALDAGVHTVGKKILEEAGEVWLAAEHETNDALAEEISQLLYWTQVLMISRGLSLADVYRKL is encoded by the coding sequence GTGACACAATCGCTGGCCGTGAAGACCTTCGAGGATCTGTTCGCCGAACTCGGCGAACGCGCCCGCACCCGGCCGCCCGGCAGCGCCACGGTGGCAGCCCTGGATGCCGGTGTGCACACCGTGGGGAAGAAGATTCTGGAGGAGGCCGGCGAAGTGTGGCTGGCCGCCGAGCATGAAACCAACGACGCGCTGGCCGAGGAGATCAGCCAGTTGCTGTACTGGACGCAGGTGCTGATGATCTCGCGTGGACTGTCCCTCGCCGACGTGTACCGGAAGCTGTGA
- a CDS encoding PE family protein — MSYLTVAPAELAAAAAEMQGVGSMLSAANAAAVAPTTAVQAAAADEVSAAIASLFSGHAQEYQALSAQAATFRHQFVRALSAGGQSYSLAEAANASPLQQLLDLINLPTQTLLGRPLIGNGADGTALSPNGGAGGLLYGNGGNGFDNSGNAGVAGGAGGSAGLIGNGGFGGAGGALAAGGAGGTGGLLFGSGGAGGAGGLGAVGGQGGGAGALSLVGSGGDGGHGGTGPAGGFGGSGGAGGGAGLFGFGGHGGTGGTGGDGIAGSPGALDGGAGGAGGAGGRGGLFAVGGDGGHGGIGGNGARGADGVLDGEPGTAGGNGGAGGAGGTGGTGMLTGSDGVGGAGGNGGRGGDGIRGADGALAGESGGKGGDGGAGGAGGVGGAGSLPGSDGVGGAGGTGADGGNGLRGADGVLAGESGGKGGDGGDGGDGGLGGTGSVAGSDGTAGRGGTGGDGGTAALASAGKVGKGGDGGAGGSGGDGGTGGPAAAGGNGGAGANAVDGSGREGGVGGAGGAGGHGGNGSHGLGGAGGNGGMGGSTGDSDPLNGASGRRGADGGAGGDGGQGTIGGAGGNGGAGGDGGVGGYAVQDNAAGDGGDGGAGGKGGLSTLGAGGAGGAGGAGGAGGDGNTQSVGSSLGGDGGVGGNGGLGGAGGQGITGGGSGGAGGSGGNGGTGGEDTANSESSNGGAGGSGAMGGVGGAGVVGTGGMGGNGGDGGAGGNAIDSVGGAGGTGGGGADGGAGGASSTSTGDFPGGAGEDGDDGNGPTGQTGGTGGPGGGGGDPGVV, encoded by the coding sequence ATGTCATATTTGACGGTGGCCCCGGCGGAGTTGGCGGCAGCAGCAGCGGAAATGCAGGGCGTCGGTTCAATGCTCAGCGCGGCCAATGCGGCGGCAGTGGCTCCCACCACCGCGGTACAAGCCGCCGCTGCCGATGAAGTCTCGGCCGCTATCGCGTCACTGTTTTCCGGCCACGCCCAGGAATATCAGGCGCTCAGCGCCCAGGCGGCAACGTTTCGCCACCAGTTCGTCCGGGCGTTGAGCGCGGGCGGGCAGTCCTATTCGCTCGCGGAGGCCGCCAACGCGTCGCCCCTGCAGCAGCTGCTCGACCTGATCAACTTACCCACACAGACGCTGCTGGGCCGACCGCTAATTGGTAACGGCGCCGACGGCACTGCCTTGTCCCCCAACGGGGGGGCCGGGGGCTTGCTGTACGGCAATGGCGGCAACGGCTTCGACAACAGCGGAAACGCCGGGGTTGCCGGCGGTGCCGGCGGGTCCGCCGGGTTGATTGGCAACGGTGGCTTCGGGGGTGCCGGAGGGGCCTTGGCGGCCGGTGGCGCCGGAGGTACCGGCGGGCTGCTGTTCGGTAGCGGCGGGGCCGGCGGGGCCGGCGGCCTGGGTGCAGTCGGTGGCCAAGGCGGCGGAGCTGGAGCACTGTCGCTGGTGGGAAGCGGCGGCGACGGTGGGCATGGTGGCACCGGGCCGGCGGGTGGATTCGGCGGCAGCGGCGGCGCCGGTGGCGGCGCAGGACTGTTCGGTTTTGGTGGTCACGGCGGGACCGGCGGGACGGGCGGCGACGGTATCGCGGGTAGCCCGGGCGCGCTGGACGGCGGCGCCGGCGGCGCCGGCGGCGCGGGTGGCCGCGGCGGACTGTTCGCGGTGGGCGGCGATGGCGGCCATGGCGGGATCGGCGGGAACGGGGCTCGGGGCGCCGACGGCGTCCTCGATGGTGAGCCGGGCACCGCGGGAGGCAACGGCGGTGCGGGTGGTGCCGGTGGCACGGGTGGCACCGGGATGCTGACGGGTTCCGATGGCGTCGGCGGCGCGGGCGGCAACGGCGGTCGCGGCGGCGACGGAATCCGGGGCGCGGACGGGGCGCTCGCAGGCGAGTCGGGTGGCAAGGGCGGTGACGGCGGGGCTGGCGGCGCCGGAGGTGTGGGTGGCGCCGGGAGTCTGCCGGGATCCGACGGCGTCGGCGGGGCCGGTGGCACCGGCGCGGACGGTGGAAATGGCCTCCGAGGGGCCGACGGGGTGCTCGCCGGCGAATCGGGCGGCAAGGGCGGCGACGGTGGTGACGGCGGGGATGGTGGACTCGGTGGGACCGGGAGTGTGGCGGGATCCGACGGCACCGCCGGCCGCGGCGGTACCGGCGGGGACGGCGGCACCGCCGCGCTGGCCAGCGCGGGCAAAGTCGGCAAAGGCGGGGACGGCGGTGCCGGTGGGTCCGGCGGTGATGGAGGTACCGGTGGTCCGGCCGCTGCCGGCGGTAACGGCGGCGCGGGCGCGAACGCTGTGGACGGCAGCGGGCGAGAAGGCGGGGTCGGTGGGGCCGGCGGCGCCGGCGGTCACGGCGGTAACGGTAGCCACGGCCTCGGTGGCGCCGGCGGCAACGGTGGGATGGGGGGCAGTACCGGCGACAGCGACCCGCTGAACGGCGCATCCGGGCGCCGCGGTGCCGACGGGGGCGCTGGAGGTGATGGCGGCCAGGGCACTATCGGCGGTGCCGGCGGTAATGGCGGTGCCGGCGGTGACGGCGGGGTGGGTGGCTACGCGGTCCAGGACAACGCCGCTGGTGACGGCGGTGACGGAGGTGCCGGAGGCAAAGGTGGCCTCAGCACGCTCGGTGCCGGCGGTGCCGGCGGTGCCGGTGGCGCCGGTGGCGCCGGTGGTGACGGCAATACCCAGTCCGTCGGCAGCTCGCTCGGCGGTGACGGTGGCGTCGGCGGCAACGGCGGACTAGGGGGCGCCGGCGGCCAGGGCATCACCGGCGGAGGTTCCGGCGGTGCCGGCGGCTCAGGCGGAAATGGCGGCACCGGCGGCGAAGATACCGCAAACAGCGAGTCCAGCAACGGTGGCGCCGGTGGCAGCGGTGCTATGGGCGGCGTCGGCGGTGCCGGCGTCGTGGGCACTGGCGGTATGGGCGGCAACGGTGGCGACGGCGGTGCAGGTGGCAACGCCATCGATAGCGTCGGCGGCGCCGGCGGTACAGGCGGCGGCGGCGCTGACGGCGGTGCCGGCGGTGCCAGCTCGACCAGCACCGGCGATTTCCCGGGCGGCGCCGGCGAGGACGGCGACGACGGCAACGGGCCCACCGGACAGACCGGCGGCACCGGGGGCCCCGGCGGTGGGGGCGGTGATCCCGGCGTCGTCTGA
- a CDS encoding PPE family protein produces MTSPTWFALPPEIHSTLLSTGAGSSPLLAAAGAWQVLGARYSEIAAELAGLLGAVQASAWQGPTAERFVAAHQPFLQWLIQAAAVANTAATAHETAAAGYTSALVAMPTLAELATNHAVHGALVATNFFGINTIPIALNESDYARMWLLAAATMTAYQAVSQQSVTATPRTSPAPHIVTAEGSPAASSSFPDPVKLILQALQDFLDFLRNLAAEMLPGPLGNLIVHILDSFISLVSGSVFKFLAYAVLDPMIYFGPFTPAISPLGLPAAAAGLTGLAAISTATPAPLPLMGSAHAHLPNAQISPATTGVTLAGATTGAPIAGPAQPAPASATSPAHPPAGPAAAQGFYAIGGPGGDGRTPTAEGKADAGAAADTVAPAAKPRGDQALAGALKSRRAQRRVRQYRYEFPDANEYLSMTDTPVDKQIATGERGADASGFAGTIPKSVAGQAKGLTLRIGQTVAESTPEPMLPQTWSGPDPT; encoded by the coding sequence ATGACCTCCCCGACCTGGTTTGCCCTTCCCCCAGAGATACATTCCACGCTGCTCTCCACCGGCGCAGGGTCGAGCCCGCTGCTGGCGGCGGCCGGAGCGTGGCAGGTCCTGGGCGCGCGATACAGCGAAATTGCCGCCGAACTTGCCGGTCTCCTGGGAGCCGTGCAGGCCAGCGCCTGGCAGGGGCCGACGGCAGAGAGGTTTGTCGCGGCCCACCAACCGTTCCTCCAATGGTTGATCCAGGCAGCTGCGGTGGCCAACACCGCGGCCACCGCCCACGAGACCGCCGCCGCCGGATACACATCGGCATTGGTGGCCATGCCCACCCTCGCCGAACTGGCAACCAACCACGCGGTGCACGGGGCTTTGGTAGCCACCAATTTCTTCGGCATCAACACCATCCCGATCGCACTCAACGAATCCGACTATGCACGGATGTGGCTCCTGGCCGCGGCGACCATGACCGCCTATCAGGCCGTCAGCCAGCAGAGCGTGACGGCGACCCCCCGAACTTCACCGGCCCCACACATCGTGACGGCCGAGGGCTCCCCCGCGGCGAGCAGCTCGTTCCCCGATCCCGTCAAACTCATCCTGCAAGCGCTCCAAGACTTCCTCGATTTCCTGCGCAACCTGGCGGCCGAGATGCTCCCCGGCCCGTTGGGGAACTTGATTGTCCACATCCTGGACTCCTTCATCTCGCTCGTATCTGGGTCGGTGTTCAAATTTCTCGCCTACGCGGTGCTGGATCCGATGATCTATTTCGGGCCCTTCACCCCGGCTATCAGCCCGCTCGGGCTACCGGCGGCAGCCGCGGGGCTGACCGGGCTTGCCGCAATCAGCACCGCAACGCCAGCGCCGTTACCCCTGATGGGCAGCGCGCACGCCCACCTGCCAAACGCTCAAATCTCGCCCGCGACCACGGGTGTCACATTGGCGGGCGCGACCACCGGCGCTCCCATCGCCGGGCCGGCACAGCCTGCGCCCGCTTCCGCCACATCACCGGCGCACCCGCCCGCGGGACCCGCTGCCGCCCAAGGCTTTTACGCCATCGGGGGTCCCGGTGGCGACGGGCGCACCCCCACCGCAGAGGGTAAAGCGGACGCCGGTGCCGCCGCAGATACCGTGGCACCAGCGGCCAAACCGCGCGGCGATCAAGCACTTGCCGGCGCTCTCAAGTCCCGACGAGCACAACGACGCGTGCGCCAATACCGCTACGAGTTCCCGGACGCCAACGAATACCTGAGCATGACCGACACGCCCGTCGACAAACAGATAGCCACCGGTGAGCGCGGCGCGGACGCATCAGGCTTCGCCGGAACCATCCCTAAATCAGTTGCCGGACAAGCAAAAGGACTCACTCTGCGAATCGGCCAGACCGTCGCCGAGAGCACACCGGAGCCAATGCTGCCGCAGACCTGGAGCGGCCCGGATCCGACCTAG